The following are from one region of the Nicotiana tabacum cultivar K326 chromosome 3, ASM71507v2, whole genome shotgun sequence genome:
- the LOC142177533 gene encoding uncharacterized protein LOC142177533 yields the protein MEESDTTQGMTRTGRIYTLEHLGGPSKDAATKQLVIKIGPDDLWRKVQVLSKAYVPNYITCREMVNMVGQVLESHKIIFHEDDLTPEELNHNRALHITVQFKDKFIVRVLVNGGSSLNICPLDTLKRLGKGFHEIRAKSMNVKDFYGSQSATIGEINLCLQMGPTWFDVEFQVLDISASYNLLLGRPWIHAAGPWLPPYIKP from the exons ATGGAAGAATCTGATACTACGCAAGGAATGACCAGGACTGGGAGAATCTATACActtgaacacttgggaggaccaagtaaggatgctgCTACCAAGCAACTTGTCATCAAAATAGgaccagatgacctttggaggaaagtgcAA gtgttgagtaaAGCCTACGTGCCCAACTATATCACCTGCAGAGAGATGGTCAATATGGTAGGGCAGGTTctggaaagtcacaagataatCTTCCATGAAGATGATTTGACACCTGAAGAGTTGAATCACAAcagagcattgcatatcacagtgcaatttaaAGACAAGTTCATTGTCAGGGTCTTGGTtaatggaggttcaagcctcaatatttgtccgttggatacTCTAAAAAGActgggcaaaggtttccatgaaatacgggcaaAGAGCATGAATGTGAAAGATTTCTATGGGTCCCAAAGTGCCACGATTGGAGAGATTAATCTTTGTctacaaatggggccaacttggttcgacgttgaatttcaGGTGCTTGACATATCAGCCTCATACAATCTCCTATTaggccgaccatggatacatgccgctgggccGTGGCTTCCACCCTACATTAAGccgtga